A window of Paenibacillus sp. 19GGS1-52 contains these coding sequences:
- a CDS encoding substrate-binding domain-containing protein, protein MKTKRFWLTLLMCAAVWTTVTSCFNSAPDYISTNKTRNIHMIVKMNKGDYWNTVKLGAEAAAQEFNVKLTFKAPDSESDIDEQIGMVQASIKQKADVIILAASSYMGLAQVVDQAAYYKIPVISVDAEVGSARVRTYVGSNGYEAGQKSAERLIELLNGYGEIGIINFTNSSLNEQPESTSPVDYGARDADERERGFLNYAARYPNVQVVEISYTSSNITNAEDLTQLMLLKHPKLRGIATLNETASQGAAKVIKSLGMNNIKMVAFDSSPSMMELLQEGTVQATVIQNPFSNGYLAVKYAVEVIEGMDVPERVDTGTKLIDLDNMLWPENQKLLFPFVR, encoded by the coding sequence ATGAAGACAAAACGGTTTTGGCTTACATTGCTGATGTGTGCGGCAGTATGGACCACAGTTACTTCCTGCTTTAACTCGGCTCCGGATTATATTAGCACGAACAAGACCCGCAATATTCATATGATTGTGAAAATGAACAAGGGGGATTACTGGAATACAGTTAAGCTGGGAGCGGAAGCAGCTGCTCAGGAATTTAATGTCAAGCTGACGTTCAAGGCTCCTGATTCAGAGAGTGACATTGATGAGCAGATCGGCATGGTGCAAGCTTCTATTAAACAGAAGGCGGATGTCATTATATTGGCGGCCAGCAGCTACATGGGGTTGGCCCAGGTGGTGGATCAAGCCGCTTATTATAAAATACCCGTAATTTCAGTAGATGCAGAGGTTGGTTCAGCGAGAGTTAGAACCTATGTAGGATCGAATGGTTATGAAGCAGGGCAGAAATCTGCAGAAAGACTTATAGAGCTGTTGAATGGATATGGGGAAATCGGTATTATCAATTTTACAAATTCATCTCTGAACGAACAGCCGGAATCAACGAGCCCTGTTGATTATGGTGCACGGGACGCAGATGAACGGGAAAGAGGCTTTTTGAATTATGCCGCCCGTTATCCGAATGTTCAAGTTGTTGAAATTTCCTACACCTCTTCTAACATTACAAATGCTGAGGATCTTACTCAACTGATGCTGCTGAAGCATCCTAAGCTGCGCGGGATTGCGACTTTAAATGAGACGGCTTCGCAAGGCGCTGCAAAGGTCATAAAAAGCTTGGGAATGAACAATATAAAGATGGTTGCTTTTGATAGTTCACCTTCGATGATGGAACTGCTGCAGGAAGGGACCGTTCAAGCTACAGTGATTCAGAATCCGTTCAGTAACGGATATTTAGCTGTAAAGTATGCTGTTGAGGTTATTGAAGGCATGGATGTTCCTGAACGTGTAGATACTGGAACGAAGCTGATCGATCTGGATAACATGCTGTGGCCCGAAAACCAGAAATTGTTATTTCCCTTTGTCAGATAG
- a CDS encoding galactose ABC transporter substrate-binding protein → MKKITSVLLASALLGAALAGCGGNNNTANTANSGTATNSANAGKTTELPKVGVAIYKFDDTFMTGVRNAIETAAKDVATVDIVDSQNSQPTQNDKVDLFVTKKYNGMLINPVDRTAAGVIIDKAKVANIPVVFLNREPLPEDMKKWDKVYYVGAKAEESGTMSGQLIVDYWKAHPEADKNKDGVLQYVMLKGEPGHQDAELRTTYSIQAIEDAGIKVEKLAEDTAMWDRVKGQEKMAAFLGSHGDKIEAVLANNDDMALGAIEALKAAGYFVGDKFMPVVGVDATAPAVQALKDGTMLGTVLNDANNQGKAAITVAALLAKGETPTKENVGFDITDNQYVWISYKKITKDNVADVK, encoded by the coding sequence ATGAAAAAAATCACTTCCGTTTTACTTGCAAGTGCTTTGCTGGGTGCTGCTCTTGCAGGCTGCGGCGGCAACAATAATACCGCAAACACAGCAAACTCCGGTACAGCTACAAATTCCGCGAATGCTGGAAAAACTACTGAGCTGCCTAAAGTCGGTGTTGCTATTTACAAATTCGATGACACGTTCATGACTGGTGTTCGCAACGCAATCGAAACAGCTGCTAAGGATGTTGCAACAGTAGATATCGTTGATAGCCAAAATTCCCAACCCACCCAAAATGACAAGGTTGACTTGTTCGTAACTAAGAAATATAACGGCATGCTGATCAACCCGGTTGACCGTACAGCTGCAGGCGTTATTATCGATAAAGCAAAAGTAGCTAACATTCCGGTTGTATTCCTCAACCGCGAACCCCTTCCTGAAGATATGAAGAAATGGGATAAAGTTTATTATGTAGGCGCTAAAGCAGAAGAATCCGGAACAATGTCTGGACAACTGATCGTTGATTACTGGAAAGCACACCCTGAAGCTGACAAGAACAAAGACGGAGTGCTTCAATACGTAATGCTTAAAGGCGAACCAGGACACCAAGATGCTGAACTGCGTACAACCTACTCCATTCAAGCTATTGAAGATGCCGGCATCAAAGTTGAGAAATTGGCTGAAGATACTGCAATGTGGGATCGCGTAAAAGGTCAAGAAAAAATGGCAGCATTCCTCGGCTCCCACGGCGACAAAATTGAAGCTGTTCTTGCCAACAATGATGACATGGCACTTGGTGCTATCGAAGCTTTGAAAGCTGCTGGATATTTCGTTGGCGATAAATTCATGCCTGTAGTAGGTGTGGATGCAACTGCCCCTGCTGTTCAAGCGCTGAAAGATGGCACTATGCTAGGAACTGTCTTGAACGATGCTAACAACCAAGGTAAAGCAGCTATTACTGTTGCCGCACTGCTTGCAAAAGGTGAAACACCTACGAAAGAAAATGTTGGCTTTGACATCACTGACAACCAATATGTGTGGATTTCCTACAAGAAAATCACCAAGGACAATGTTGCTGACGTTAAATAA
- a CDS encoding sugar ABC transporter ATP-binding protein, giving the protein MAEAEFLLEMNNITKEFPGVKALDGVSIKVRPGSVHALMGENGAGKSTLMKCLFGIYSPDAGEIFLDGEKASIGSSNDALKNGISMIHQELHPVPFRSVMENIWLGRFPTKGIGPIQFIDHKKMYTDTENLFKDLDIDLNPETLVGKLSVSKIQSIEIAKAVSFHSRVIVMDEPTSSLTSVEVQHLFRIIRDLQKRGVAIIYISHKMEEILEISDEVTIMRDGKKIGTWPAEELTTDIIISKMVGRDLTNRFPERFNVPGEVYMKVEGLTSPEPRSFKDVTFDLKRGEILGIGGLVGAQRTEVIEALFGLRAVKSGTISIKGKQVKINSPKDAKAHGMALLTEERRVTGIFPVLSVHENAAIANLDRYQKPYLLLDGKKKKVEVDRMIEKLRTKTPTTKTLIMNLSGGNQQKVLLARWLLTEPEILLLDEPTRGIDVGAKFEIYIIADLAKQGKSIIMISSEMPELLGMSDRVMVMSEGKLTGILEGGQATETEVMRLAAQH; this is encoded by the coding sequence ATGGCTGAAGCTGAGTTTTTGCTGGAAATGAATAATATAACAAAAGAATTTCCCGGCGTAAAAGCACTGGACGGAGTAAGCATAAAGGTTAGACCGGGTTCGGTTCATGCTTTGATGGGCGAAAACGGTGCTGGTAAGTCAACACTCATGAAATGTCTCTTTGGTATTTACTCACCGGATGCCGGTGAAATATTTCTGGATGGCGAGAAGGCCTCCATTGGTAGCTCGAACGATGCGCTTAAGAACGGAATCTCTATGATTCACCAAGAACTGCATCCTGTGCCGTTCCGCAGTGTAATGGAGAACATCTGGTTAGGACGTTTTCCGACCAAGGGAATCGGACCGATTCAGTTTATTGATCACAAGAAAATGTATACTGACACGGAAAATCTATTTAAAGATCTGGATATTGATCTAAACCCCGAAACTTTGGTGGGCAAGCTGTCTGTATCCAAAATCCAATCCATTGAAATCGCGAAGGCTGTCTCCTTTCATTCCCGCGTTATTGTAATGGATGAACCTACTTCTTCCCTCACAAGCGTGGAAGTACAGCATTTATTCCGAATTATTCGGGATCTGCAAAAAAGAGGCGTAGCTATTATTTATATATCTCACAAAATGGAAGAAATTCTGGAGATTTCTGACGAAGTTACAATCATGCGTGATGGTAAAAAAATTGGCACATGGCCAGCGGAAGAATTGACTACTGACATCATCATTTCTAAAATGGTCGGTCGCGATTTGACCAATCGTTTCCCTGAACGCTTTAACGTCCCAGGTGAAGTGTACATGAAAGTTGAAGGTTTAACTTCACCTGAGCCAAGATCCTTTAAGGATGTTACCTTTGATCTGAAGCGGGGCGAAATTCTCGGCATTGGCGGCCTGGTCGGTGCTCAGAGAACAGAGGTTATTGAAGCACTGTTTGGTCTGCGTGCTGTCAAGTCAGGAACGATCTCCATTAAAGGTAAACAAGTCAAAATCAACTCTCCCAAGGATGCAAAGGCCCATGGTATGGCTTTGCTTACTGAAGAACGTCGTGTAACGGGTATCTTCCCAGTGTTATCGGTGCATGAGAATGCGGCGATTGCTAATCTTGATCGTTATCAGAAACCTTACCTGCTGCTGGATGGCAAGAAGAAGAAGGTAGAAGTAGATAGAATGATTGAGAAATTGCGTACCAAAACACCTACAACTAAGACGTTGATTATGAATCTATCAGGTGGTAATCAGCAAAAGGTACTACTTGCGAGATGGTTGCTTACCGAGCCTGAAATCCTCCTCTTGGATGAGCCGACTCGCGGAATTGACGTTGGAGCCAAGTTCGAGATATACATCATTGCCGATTTGGCGAAGCAAGGTAAAAGTATTATTATGATCTCTTCTGAAATGCCAGAACTGCTCGGAATGTCCGATCGTGTAATGGTGATGTCGGAGGGTAAACTCACAGGTATACTAGAAGGCGGACAAGCTACGGAAACCGAAGTTATGCGTCTCGCTGCACAGCACTAG